A region of Oxyura jamaicensis isolate SHBP4307 breed ruddy duck chromosome 5, BPBGC_Ojam_1.0, whole genome shotgun sequence DNA encodes the following proteins:
- the DCAF4 gene encoding DDB1- and CUL4-associated factor 4 isoform X3, whose translation MRGGRWRGEEKRGWSARGHRHRPRGRRRPGHRPERSEQEEPQTPVNADPSSSGNPSSSSLTQNSAVPELPGFYYDPEKNRYFRLLPGHNNCNPLTKESIQHKAMESKRLRLLEEEEKQNKKTTRAGLNSSMLLQKRQLGLLSSTSYCRMVHELKVNCMQRRKIEIHSPDSSVAGTNNFKIIVADVACERIFTVNDVEHGGCKYGIINLSGLGKESLTVEMYDNLYFTNRKVNSVCWASLTHPDSHVLLCLMGIAETPGCASLLPASLFSSTNPGDRPGMLCSFKISTAWSCAWCLNPQADNCFSTGLTRRVLVTNVVTGHRQTFGTSSDVLAQQFATQVERTIRPSFFFKALSLVGTRSFQMLCSAPLFFGFFQTPMLYNGCRSGEIFSIDVRQRNRKGQSWKAIRLFHDSAVTSIRLLEAEHYLMAADMAGKIKLWDLRTAKCVKQYQGHHNEYAILPLHVNEEEGLLTADYLL comes from the exons ATGAGGGGAGGCCGCTGGAGAGGCGAGGAGAAGCGGGGCTGGAGCGCTCGCGGGCACAGGCACCGGCCCCGCGGGCGCCGGCGGCCCGGTCACCGCCCCGAGAG gtctgaACAGGAAGAACCACAAACCCCAGTGAATGCAGACCCCAGCAGCAGTGGAAATCCTTCTTCGTCCAGTTTAACACAGAACTCTGCAGTACCAG AACTGCCAGGATTTTACTATGACCCAGAAAAAAATCGCTATTTTCGCCTACTGCCTGGACATAATAACTGCAACCCGCTCACCAAGGAGAGTATTCAGCACAAGGCAATGGAGAGTAAAAGACTGAGACTcttagaagaggaagaaaagcaaaataag AAAACAACAAGGGCAGGACTAAATTCATCCATGCTGTTACAGAAAAGGCAGCTAGGTTTGCTCAGTTCCACAAGTTATTGCAG GATGGTCCATGAACTAAAAGTGAACTGCATGCAGAGGAGGAAGATAGAAATTCACAGTCCAGATTCCTCGGTTGCTGGAAccaacaattttaaaataattgtg gcAGATGTTGCTTGTGAGCGGATATTCACCGTGAATGATGTAGAGCATGGAGGATGTAAATATGGAATCATCAACCTCAGTGGTTTGGGGAAGGAGTCTCTCACTGTAGAGATGTATGACAACCTCTACTTCACGAACCGCAAA GTGAATTCTGTGTGCTGGGCATCACTGACTCATCCAGACTCTCATGTCTt GCTGTGTCTCATGGGAATTGCAGAAACTCCAGGCTGTGCCAGTTTGCTTCCAGCATCGTTGTTCAGCAGCACTAACCCAg GAGATCGACCTGGAATGCTGTGCAGCTTCAAGATATCTACTGCCTGGTCCTGTGCTTGGTGCCTGAATCCTCAAGCAGACAACTGCTTCAGCACAG GCCTGACACGACGAGTTCTCGTGACCAACGTAGTGACAGGGCATCGACAGACATTTGGAACCAGTAGTGATGTCTTGGCACAACAGTTTGCCACGCAGGTAGAAAGAACCATACgcccttcattttttttcaaagcattgtCATTAGTGGGTACT AGGTCTTTTCAGATGCTATGCAGTGCACCTCTCTTTTTTGGATTCTTCCAGACCCCGATGCTGTACAATGGCTGCCGTTCAGGTGAGATTTTCAGCATTGATGTGCGTCAGCGCAACCGCaaggggcagagctggaaagCAATCCGCCTCTTCCATGACTCGGCAGTTACGTCTATTCGGCTTCTTGAGGCTGAGCACTACCTGATGGCAGCAGATATGGCTGGGAAG ATAAAACTCTGGGACCTGAGAACAGCTAAGTGTGTGAAACAGTACCAAGGTCATCACAACGAATATGCTATTCTCCCTTTGCATGTAAATGAGGAGGAAGGACTTCTTACAGCAG ACTACCTTCTTTGA